A window from Primulina eburnea isolate SZY01 chromosome 2, ASM2296580v1, whole genome shotgun sequence encodes these proteins:
- the LOC140824144 gene encoding uncharacterized protein, translating into MFIKTKISAGMRGSVDQHNNVKELLKAIDEQFQSSDKALASTLIMEFSSLRLTSMRGVRENIMKMRDIVARLKTLEVEMSETFLVHYILCTLPQQYGPFKISYNTHKDKWSINELMTMCVQEEGSLLIETNDNVFMTTQGKYKKQAKVKGKGKGIIPPQPDIKKESKCFFCKKTGHIKKDCNKFKH; encoded by the coding sequence ATGTTCATAAAGACCAAAATCTCTGCTGGTATGCGTGGTTCTGTCGATCAGCATAATAATGTCAAAGAATTACTGAAGGCTATTGATGAACAGTTTCAGTCTTCAGATAAAGCACTTGCTAGCACCCTAATTATGGAATTCTCTTCATTAAGGCTCACCAGTATGAGAGGTGTGCGAGAGAACATCATGAAAATGCGGGACATAGTGGCTCGGCTCAAGACACTTGAAGTGGAAATGTCTGAGACTTTTCTTGTGCACTATATTTTATGCACTCTTCCACAGCAATATGGACCCTTCAAAATTTCCTACAATACACATAAGGATAAATGGTCGATTAATGAATTAATGACCATGTGTGTTCAAGAGGAAGGAAGCTTGTTGATAGAAACAAATGATAATGTCTTCATGACCACACAAGGAAAGTATAAAAAGCAAGCCAAAGTCAAGGGTAAAGGGAAAGGAATAATTCCACCCCAACCTGACATCAAGAAAGAATCCAAGTGTTTCTTCTGTAAAAAGACGGGACACATTAAGAAGGATTGCAATAAATTTAAGCACTAG